The Candidatus Zixiibacteriota bacterium genome segment ACTTGCCGCCGCCGTAACCCCGCAACGTTCCGTCGGTTCGCAACGCGCAGAACGGTCAGGTTGACGCGGCTGTTTCTTGTTGGGGGATAAGACCTTAGGGGCGACCAATTGAAAGCTCCCCGGGCCGAACCTTTTGCGAACTCGTAAGTCGTTGGACGACAGGGCATACTCCACTTCAGGGTCTTCCGAATTGTCACGTTGGTCTCAGTCACTCTGATGCTCCACGACCAGACCTCGTCTTGTCGCATGGACCTCATTCCGATCCTGCTCGAACCGACCAGAGCAGATAAAATCATATTGACATGAAGATTTCATGAATGTTCCATGCCGCCATGTTCTCCCGGACCGCCGAATACGCTGTCCGGGCCATGGCGGCCCTCCAGCAGTATCATGATGCCCTGATCGGCGCGGCGGCGCTTTCACAGTCGACGGGGATACCCGCCAATTATCTCTCAAAGATCATGCACGCGCTGGGCCGGGCCGGACTGGTCGACTCGACACGCGGGCCGGGCGGTGGCTTTCGGTTGTCGAAGCCGGCGGACCGCGTGACGGCCTATGAGATCGTGCGGTTGTTCGATGATCTGGTAGGGCAACGCCGCTGCTTTCTGGGCAACAAGACATGCAGTGCCACCCACGCCTGCGCGGCGCATCATGACTGGTCACGCGTGTGGGACAACTACGAATCGTTTCTCAAGAAGATGACGTTGGAGCGGCTCGCGCCCCCGCCGTTTGTCCCACGGGCGCACATGCGGCAACGGGCTTCCAGACGGACGAACAGGTAAGCGAGACATGGAGTACAAGGTCTCCATTCCCGATCGCGACTACTGGAAGCGGCAGATCCGTTGTCAGGACGCCTGCCCCGTGCACACCGATGCGCGCGGGTATGTGCGCGCCATCGCCGCGGGGCGCTTCGCCGAGGCCTATCTCATTGCCCGTGGCCCGAATCCCTTCGCCTCAATCTGCGGACGGATTTGCGGCGCACCCTGCGAAGCGGCGTGCCGGCGCGGTGATATCCCGCGCATCGATGACGCCGGCAATTTCGTCGGACCCGATCTTCCAATCGCGATTCGCGCCCTGAAGCGATTCGCCTGTGAGCAGGCAGGACCAGAGGCACGCCCATCTGAGACTGTGCTCGATGACGTTTGCCGTTGGATCCCCTCTGTCTGCGCCGATGCCGAGGAGATGGCGGCCCTCCTGCGTGCCACCGTCTCCGGGTCGGTCCCGAAGGCCGATGGGCAGGCGGTCGCCATCATTGGTGCTGGTCCCGCCGGGCTGTCCGCCGCGCATGACCTCGCACTCATGGGCTTCAAACCGGTTGTGTTCGAGAGCGAGCCCGTCCCTGCGGGGATGCTGGCCCTGGGCGTACCCGCCTATCGGTTGCCACGTGATCTCATTGCTCGCGAAGTCGAGGTCATTCGCGCGTTGGGCGTCGAGATCCACTGCGGCGTGACGGTCGGCCGGGACGTCTCGTTCACGGCGCTTCGCCATGATTTCGCCGCAGTGATCATCGCCGTCGGCGCCAAATCATCGCGTGCGCTTGGTATGCCCGGGGAGGCGGGGCCGCGGGTCTATGGTGGTGTCGACCTCCTGCGCGCCGCGTCTCTCGGCGAGTCGATCGACATCGGGCGGGATGTCGTGGTGGTCGGCGGGGGAAACGTGGCCTATGATGTCGCGCGAACCGTGATCCGGCAGATCGCCTATGACACGGCCCGGACCGCAGCGCGCCTTCCTTCCACCGGCACCGTTCATCTGGTCTCGCTCGAAACACTGGAAGAAATGCCGGCGGACACGATCGAAATCCGGGAGGGCGATGAAGAAGGTATCCGGCGCCTCAATGGTTGGGGGCCGGTGGAGATCGTACGCAATGGTGCCGGTGCAGTCACCGGCGTGACGTTCCGACAGTGCGTGCGCGTCTATGATGATCAACGGCGTTTCAGCCCGGTATTCGACGATGCCGTCCGGCGCACGGTCCCCTGCGATACTGTCCTGCTTGCGGTCGGGCAGGCGCCCAAGCTGGAATTCCTCGCTACCGGCGGCGCCGATGTTGAGCAGATGCGTCCGGGGTGGCCGAAGGTCGATCCGACGACACTGGCCACAACCGCCCCGGGAGTATTCGTGGCCGGGGACCTGGCGCACGGCACGAGGTTGTTGATCGATGCGGTGGCATCGGGGAAGAAGGCCGCCCGGTCGGTCTATCACCATCTGACCGGTCGAACCATCACTGCCGAGGCGCTGATTGCCCACCTGCCGCTGCCGCTCTATCATCGCGAACGCGGGTACGAGTCGATCGCACGGCTTCGCGTGGCCACGATTGAGCCGGAGGAGCGCCTGGCGCATCCCGACGTCGTCGTCGAGCGGGGATATGACCCCCACGAAGCTGTTTGCGAGGCCTCGCGATGTCTGGATTGCGGCGTCCTACCAGTCTTCGATGGCAACCGTTGTGTTCTGTGCGGTGGCTGTGCCGATGTCTGTCCCACGCAATGCCTGAAGCTCGTGCCGTTTTCGGATGTGGCGCGCGACGACGAACTGGATGCGCTCGTGCGCAGCGCATGGGGAGACGATGATGACCATGCTGCGAATTCGGCAATCCTCAAGGACGATGAGCGCTGCATCCGCTGCGCACTGTGCGCCGACCGGTGCCCCGTGGACGCCATCACCATGGAGCGGACGACCTTTGCGGCCCTTTGGAGGTGTGCATGACCACCCATCCTGCCCAGCCCCCGAGATCGCGACTGGATCCGGAACCGATTTCGCGACGCGATTTCCTGGGTCAGGCGGCATGGTGGACGGCGCTGTCGGTCTTGGGATTCGCCACGCTCGGAATCCTGCGACTTCCGAAGGCGGCTGTGCTGTCGTCGCCATCGAAGAAATTCCGCGTCAAGTTGCCCGATTCGCTGGCGCCCGGGCAACCCTTCATCCCACCCGGGCGTTCGGTAGCGGTCTATCGTGACGCGGAAGGAATCTATGCCGTGTCGCTGCGTTGCACGCACCTGGGATGCATCGTCAAGAGTAGTCCAGACGGATTCGAATGCCCCTGCCACGGCTCACAATTCGCCCCGGACGGGACGGTGCGGAAGGGACCGGCGCCAGTCCGGCTGCCTTGGCACAAGGTTACTTTCAGCGGGGACCAGCTGGTTGTCGATGAAGGCGAGACTGTCCCACCGGGGACCAAGGTAAGCGCATGAGTGCATCGTCCCGAGCAGGGTTGGCATGGCGAGAATTCGGTGTCAATCTGCGTGCCGCTCCCCGGCGCGTGTACGAAACGATGTTCCGCAGCGGTCCGCCGCGCTCGGATCGTACCCGTTCCACCTTCGTGTTCGGCAATGTCTTCCTGCACCTGCATCCGGTACGCACCCACCGCTGGAGTCTGCGCTGGTCGACGACCATGGGGCTGGGGATCGTCTGCGCCGCCTCGTTCCTCATCACGCTGGTGACCGGCGTGATGCTGATGTTCTACTATAAACCATATCCGGATGTGGCGTACGCTTCGATCAAGGACATCCACTTCGTCGTTCCGACCGGTCAATTCATGCGCAACATTCACCGCTGGGCGGCCAACATCATGGTGATAGCCGTCTTTCTGCACATGGCGCGGGTCTTCTTCACGGCGTCCTATCATCAGGGGCGCGAGTTCAACTGGTTGGTGGGCATGGGGCTCTTTGTCGTCACGCTCGGGTTGTCGTTCACCGGGTACCTGCTGCCGTGGGATCAACTGGCCTACTGGGCGATCACGATCGGCGCCAACATCGCCCAATCGCCGCGCGAGGTGACCGACGCAGTCGGGATCACCCGGTGGTTCGATATCGGCGGATTGCAGAAGCAGTTGTTGTTGGGATCTGATGTCGTCGGCGAGGAAGCGCTCATCCGCTTCTATCTGCTCCATGTCATGCTCCTGCCGTTGGTGCTGGTGGCGCTGATGGCGGTGCATTTCTGGCGCATCCGCAAGGACGGGGGATTGCTGCGTCCCGCGAATGCCGACGAGCGCCTCGGCCCACCACCTTTGAACACCTATCCGGTCTTCAGTCAAGCACCCCAAAAGACCTACTCGCTGGCGGCGCTGGTGCGCGGACGAACGCCGGCGGTCGGCAATGGGCCGGAGAATACGCTGCCGTCGATGCCGCACCTGTTCTATGCCGAGATGGCGGTGCTAATGATCACGCTGGTCATCTGCCTGGGGCTGGCGATCTGGATCGATGCGCCGCTGAAGGAGCTGGCCAATCCCAATGTCCCGGAAAATCCGGCGAAAGCGCCATGGTACTTTCTCGGGTTGCAGGAGTGCGTGTCGTTCTCCGCATTTATGGGTGGTGTGGGCATACCGCTGATTGTTCTTCTCGGTTTGGGGCTGATACCCTATCTCGATCGTGAACGGACCGGCTCCGGTCATTGGTTCGGAGGGCCCGGCGGTGTTCGACTGGTCGCGTGGTCGGCCGTGTACGGGTTCGCGGCGGCGATCGGTGTGGAGTCGTTCGCCATTCACTTCGGCTGGCTGCGGGAGTGGTTCCCCAACATCCCGCAGTTGGTCATCACCGCGATCAACCCCGGGACCATTCTCGCCGCCCTGTATGCCGTCTTCTCGCTTCTTGTGCTGCGGCGATACAACTCGGTGCGCGCCGGGGCGCTGGGGTTGTTCACCTGTTTTCTTTGTGGTTTCATCGTGCTGACGACCGTGGGGACGTACTTCCGCGGGCCGAACTGGATGTTCTATTGGTCTCCCGCCGACTGGCCGGTGCACTGACATCATGAAGCACTACAAACATCTCCTCCTGTGGTCCAGTGCCGGATGCCTGGCGCTCTTGATGACAGCGGCGATCAAGGAGAACTTCTTCAAGGAGTGGCGGCTGATCCAACGGTCCGCGCGTGCCGCCAACAGCCCGATCGATGTCCATCTGCGGCAGGTTGTCGTTCCCGGCATGACTGTGAGCGACCGCTGTGTATCGTGTCACGTGGGGATGTCGCCGGGCGAGTCGGAGCTGTCGGGTCCGGCGATCGTGATGGCGCACAAGCCGGTCGTTCACGATCCGGCCGACTATGGCTGCACGGTCTGTCATGCCGGTCAGGGCCGCGCCACCGAATCGGCGGATGCGCATGGCGATGTGCACTTTTGGCCGTCTCCCATGATCCCCCGCCGGTTTGCCTATGCCGGCTGTGGAAGCTGCCATACTTACCTGAATATACCCAACCAGGAAGCATTTCAACGCGGGCGCAATGCCTTCGAACAGGCCGACTGTCTCGCCTGCCACAAGCTCGAAGGACGTGGTGGCACCGCCCGTGTCGGCGGCGTGGGCGGCATGGAAGGTCCTGATCTGTCCACTGTCGGAGCGACGGGATACGATACGACATGGTATACAGGACATCTGACGCGCAGGGATTCGACCAAGGCCGCGCTCTGGATGAATTCCTTTGG includes the following:
- a CDS encoding Rrf2 family transcriptional regulator, whose amino-acid sequence is MFHAAMFSRTAEYAVRAMAALQQYHDALIGAAALSQSTGIPANYLSKIMHALGRAGLVDSTRGPGGGFRLSKPADRVTAYEIVRLFDDLVGQRRCFLGNKTCSATHACAAHHDWSRVWDNYESFLKKMTLERLAPPPFVPRAHMRQRASRRTNR
- a CDS encoding FAD-dependent oxidoreductase, producing MEYKVSIPDRDYWKRQIRCQDACPVHTDARGYVRAIAAGRFAEAYLIARGPNPFASICGRICGAPCEAACRRGDIPRIDDAGNFVGPDLPIAIRALKRFACEQAGPEARPSETVLDDVCRWIPSVCADAEEMAALLRATVSGSVPKADGQAVAIIGAGPAGLSAAHDLALMGFKPVVFESEPVPAGMLALGVPAYRLPRDLIAREVEVIRALGVEIHCGVTVGRDVSFTALRHDFAAVIIAVGAKSSRALGMPGEAGPRVYGGVDLLRAASLGESIDIGRDVVVVGGGNVAYDVARTVIRQIAYDTARTAARLPSTGTVHLVSLETLEEMPADTIEIREGDEEGIRRLNGWGPVEIVRNGAGAVTGVTFRQCVRVYDDQRRFSPVFDDAVRRTVPCDTVLLAVGQAPKLEFLATGGADVEQMRPGWPKVDPTTLATTAPGVFVAGDLAHGTRLLIDAVASGKKAARSVYHHLTGRTITAEALIAHLPLPLYHRERGYESIARLRVATIEPEERLAHPDVVVERGYDPHEAVCEASRCLDCGVLPVFDGNRCVLCGGCADVCPTQCLKLVPFSDVARDDELDALVRSAWGDDDDHAANSAILKDDERCIRCALCADRCPVDAITMERTTFAALWRCA
- a CDS encoding ubiquinol-cytochrome c reductase iron-sulfur subunit translates to MTTHPAQPPRSRLDPEPISRRDFLGQAAWWTALSVLGFATLGILRLPKAAVLSSPSKKFRVKLPDSLAPGQPFIPPGRSVAVYRDAEGIYAVSLRCTHLGCIVKSSPDGFECPCHGSQFAPDGTVRKGPAPVRLPWHKVTFSGDQLVVDEGETVPPGTKVSA
- a CDS encoding cytochrome b N-terminal domain-containing protein encodes the protein MSASSRAGLAWREFGVNLRAAPRRVYETMFRSGPPRSDRTRSTFVFGNVFLHLHPVRTHRWSLRWSTTMGLGIVCAASFLITLVTGVMLMFYYKPYPDVAYASIKDIHFVVPTGQFMRNIHRWAANIMVIAVFLHMARVFFTASYHQGREFNWLVGMGLFVVTLGLSFTGYLLPWDQLAYWAITIGANIAQSPREVTDAVGITRWFDIGGLQKQLLLGSDVVGEEALIRFYLLHVMLLPLVLVALMAVHFWRIRKDGGLLRPANADERLGPPPLNTYPVFSQAPQKTYSLAALVRGRTPAVGNGPENTLPSMPHLFYAEMAVLMITLVICLGLAIWIDAPLKELANPNVPENPAKAPWYFLGLQECVSFSAFMGGVGIPLIVLLGLGLIPYLDRERTGSGHWFGGPGGVRLVAWSAVYGFAAAIGVESFAIHFGWLREWFPNIPQLVITAINPGTILAALYAVFSLLVLRRYNSVRAGALGLFTCFLCGFIVLTTVGTYFRGPNWMFYWSPADWPVH